Proteins encoded by one window of Puntigrus tetrazona isolate hp1 chromosome 17, ASM1883169v1, whole genome shotgun sequence:
- the htra1a gene encoding serine protease HTRA1A, translated as MIWITVLCVLVTSLRTDARLSKRYVIGGCPSQCDKSMCPSMPKDCPTGQVMDHCNCCLVCASGEGEACGGVGKLGDPVCGESLECSVTGGVGHSATVRRRGKNGVCVCKSSDPVCGSDGVSYRDICELKRVSNRAQSLQQPPVLFIQRGACGTVSAIHDNPNSLRYKYNFIADVVEKIAPAVVHIELYRKMVYSKREMAVASGSGFVVSDDGLIVTNAHVVANKNRVKVELKNGASYDAKIKDVDEKADIALIKIDSPSKLPVLLLGRSADLRPGEFVVAIGSPFSLQNTVTTGIVSTTQRGGKELGLRNSDMDYIQTDAIINYGNSGGPLVNLDGEVIGINTLKVTAGISFAIPSDKIRQFLAESYDRLARGRGATKKRYIGVRMMTLTPSLSKELKGRLRDFPDITSGAYVIEVISKTPAAAGGLKEHDVIISINGQRISTATDVSTAIKKDTSLRVVVRRGNEDVILTIIPMEIDP; from the exons ATGATTTGGATAACTGTGCTCTGCGTCTTGGTAACGTCGCTGCGAACTGATGCGCGCCTCAGTAAACGTTATGTGATCGGCGGATGTCCGAGTCAGTGTGATAAGTCCATGTGTCCGTCGATGCCAAAGGACTGTCCTACAGGACAGGTGATGGATCACTGTAACTGCTGCCTGGTGTGCGCGTCCGGGGAGGGAGAGGCTTGCGGCGGGGTGGGTAAGCTGGGGGACCCGGTGTGTGGAGAGAGTTTGGAGTGCTCCGTGACCGGGGGAGTGGGCCACTCCGCTACCGTCAGGAGGAGGGGGAAAAACGGTGTCTGCGTGTGTAAAAGCAGCGACCCGGTGTGCGGCAGTGACGGGGTCTCCTATCGGGACATATGCGAACTGAAGCGGGTCAGTAACCGAGCGCAGAGCCTGCAGCAGCCGCCGGTGCTCTTCATACAGCGCGGGGCTTGTGGGACTG tttcagctATCCATGATAACCCCAACAGTCTCCGATACAAGTACAACTTCATTGCAGATGTTGTAGAAAAGATCGCCCCTGCTGTGGTTCATATTGAACTGTATCGCAA GATGGTGTACTCAAAGCGTGAAATGGCAGTGGCAAGTGGATCAGGGTTTGTGGTGTCTGACGACGGCCTCATTGTGACAAACGCCCATGTGGTAGCCAATAAAAACCGAGTGAAGGTGGAGCTTAAAAACGGAGCCTCGTATGATGCTAAGATCAAGGATGTTGATGAAAAAGCTGACATCGCCCTCATAAAAATCGATTCACCG AGTAAGCTGCCTGTGCTTCTCCTCGGCCGATCGGCTGACCTCAGACCAGGAGAATTTGTGGTTGCTATCGGCAGCCCATTTTCCCTCCAGAATacagttaccacagggatagtGAGCACCACGCAGAGAGGCGGGAAAGAATTGGGTCTACGAAACTCAGATATGGATTACATTCAGACTGACGCCATCATTAAT TATGGAAACTCAGGAGGACCATTAGTCAATCTG GATGGTGAAGTGATTGGGATCAATACATTAAAAGTGACTGCTGGAATCTCATTCGCTATTCCATCAGACAAGATACGACAGTTTCTCGCAGAGTCATATGACAGACTGGCCAGAG GTCGAGGTGCGACTAAGAAAAGATACATCGGTGTTCGTATGATGACCCTCACTCCTTC ACTGTCCAAAGAGCTGAAAGGCCGACTGCGCGACTTCCCTGACATCACTTCAGGAGCCTATGTGATTGAGGTCATCTCCAAAACCCCAGCTGCAGC AGGTGGACTTAAGGAGCACGACGTCATCATTTCTATCAATGGTCAGAGGATCTCCACCGCAACGGATGTAAGCACAGCCATCAAAAAAGACACCAGTTTACGTGTGGTGGTGCGACGTGGCAATGAGGACGTCATCCTCACTATCATTCCCATGGAGATTGACCCTTGA
- the crip3 gene encoding cysteine-rich protein 2 isoform X1, translating to MTSICPRCDKTVFFAEKVSSLGKNWHRFCLKCERCSKILSPGGHAEHDGLPYCHKPCYGTLFGPKGVNIGGAGSYIYDTPPQTPLNKSCNSPSDGSPTTPWTSSQISFNQPKASTVPARMFAGETYLCPGCGKAVYFAEKVMSLGRNWHRPCLRCVRCKKTLTPGGHAEHEGSPYCHVPCYGYLFGPKGVNIGKVGCYIYEKENAENEMPSEH from the exons ATGACGTCCATTTGTCCAAGATGCGATAAGACTGTATTTTTCG CTGAAAAAGTGAGCTCTTTGGGGAAAAACTGGCACCGTTTCTGTCTGAAATGTGAACGATGTAGTAAGATTCTGTCTCCTGGAGGCCATGCGGAG cATGATGGATTGCCTTACTGTCATAAACCCTGCTATGGAACACTCTTTGGACCAAAAG GAGTAAATATTGGAGGGGCGGGGTCTTACATATACGACACACCTCCTCAGACACCGCTCAACAAATCATGCAACAGCCCTTCAGATGGTTCGCCCACTACACCTTGGACCAGCTCACAGATCAGCTTTAATCAACCTAAAG CTTCCACTGTGCCTGCGCGTATGTTTGCTGGAGAGACTTATCTGTGTCCTGGCTGTGGAAAAGCAGTTTATTTCG CTGAGAAGGTGATGTCCCTGGGTCGCAACTGGCACAGGCCTTGTCTTCGCTGTGTGAGGTGTAAGAAAACACTGACCCCTGGGGGCCATGCAGAG CATGAAGGAAGCCCGTACTGCCATGTTCCCTGCTATGGGTACCTGTTTGGACCAAAAGGTGTAAACATTGGGAAGGTGGGGTGTTACATTTACGAGAAAGAAAATGCTGAGAATGAAATGCCAAGCGAGCATTAA
- the crip3 gene encoding cysteine-rich protein 2 isoform X2 — MTSICPRCDKTVFFAEKVSSLGKNWHRFCLKCERCSKILSPGGHAEHDGLPYCHKPCYGTLFGPKGVNIGGAGSYIYDTPPQTPLNKSCNSPSDGSPTTPWTSSQISFNQPKASTVPARMFAGETYLCPGCGKAVYFAEKVMSLGRNWHRPCLRCVRCKKTLTPGGHAEHEGSPYCHVPCYGYLFGPKGVNIGKVTARPPQKQ, encoded by the exons ATGACGTCCATTTGTCCAAGATGCGATAAGACTGTATTTTTCG CTGAAAAAGTGAGCTCTTTGGGGAAAAACTGGCACCGTTTCTGTCTGAAATGTGAACGATGTAGTAAGATTCTGTCTCCTGGAGGCCATGCGGAG cATGATGGATTGCCTTACTGTCATAAACCCTGCTATGGAACACTCTTTGGACCAAAAG GAGTAAATATTGGAGGGGCGGGGTCTTACATATACGACACACCTCCTCAGACACCGCTCAACAAATCATGCAACAGCCCTTCAGATGGTTCGCCCACTACACCTTGGACCAGCTCACAGATCAGCTTTAATCAACCTAAAG CTTCCACTGTGCCTGCGCGTATGTTTGCTGGAGAGACTTATCTGTGTCCTGGCTGTGGAAAAGCAGTTTATTTCG CTGAGAAGGTGATGTCCCTGGGTCGCAACTGGCACAGGCCTTGTCTTCGCTGTGTGAGGTGTAAGAAAACACTGACCCCTGGGGGCCATGCAGAG CATGAAGGAAGCCCGTACTGCCATGTTCCCTGCTATGGGTACCTGTTTGGACCAAAAGGTGTAAACATTGGGAAG gtaactgccaggccaccACAGAAGCAATGA